GATCCACGCGAAGGCCACGATAATCGGGTGAAGAATTGAATCCACTGAGGACTCCTTACAAGAACGCTCGTATTGTCAAACTAGAATCTAATAGCATCTCAACTGCTAACCGTGAACCGCTAACTCTCACGGCCCCTCTTCGATGTCGTGGCCGGCCCAGTCGTCGGGCGGGACCCACTCAGGTGCTTTCCAAAAACCCTTTGAGGGAACGTGATTCACGCCCCCTCGGCTCCACGGGTTGCATCGAACAATTCGCGCAACTCCGAGGAGAAAACCTTTCCCAACTCCGTGTATCTGCACCGCTTCAACAAAGTACTGTGAACAACTCGGGTAATAACGACACCTCGGAGCCATTAGCGGTGAAACATAGCGCTGATACAACCTCACGGGAGCAAGAAATATCGGGACAAATGGGTTCTTCATTCGTCACACCTAAGCTCAGAAGCCGTGTCCACGGATGCCTTCTTAAGTGCCGAAGCGAGGAGTCGGTCGAAGTTTCGGCCAAGCTCCTCGCTAGACATACCTACTGCTCCCTCGAGACTTCGGACCACAAGAGTCCAGCCCGCTGGCAGCGTCACGACGCGCGACTGAATGACATGCCTCAGTCTCCGCTTCACTTGATTGCGTGCAGTGGCCCTCGGTACTTGCCTCTTTCCAACAATCAGTCCCGCCCTTGCAGGCATCTGTCCGGGGCAGGGTAACACCGAGACAACCAGGACATAGTTCCCGGATTTGCACCCCTTCTTCAGAGTTCGTGCGAATCCCTCACGCCTGGTTATTCGGCGATCAGCGCTGAGCACACCATCAACTGTCGTCGACGAGGGCGATCAGACAGCGATCTGCGAGCGGCCCTTGCGACGACGGCTAGAAAGGATTGACCGTCCGGCACGCGTGCGCATACGCAAGCGGAAACCGTGAACCTTGTGCCGGCGACGGTTATTCGGCTGGAAAGTACGCTTCGTCATCTTAGTTCTCCTAGAAAGGACAGCACGTTGCTGCCAGGTTTAGTGTCGGCCACACGAATATAACCATCACAAATACGCCAAAACAGACTACGCCGAACCGTTCGCCGTGGTCAATGAAGGCACGCTTAAGCGGCGCGCCTCATAGGTAGTTCCACAACTGTGGATATCCCCGTGGATACATATGCTACTTTGTCCCCAGCCAGATGTG
This genomic stretch from Schaalia sp. JY-X169 harbors:
- the yidD gene encoding membrane protein insertion efficiency factor YidD; protein product: MKNPFVPIFLAPVRLYQRYVSPLMAPRCRYYPSCSQYFVEAVQIHGVGKGFLLGVARIVRCNPWSRGGVNHVPSKGFWKAPEWVPPDDWAGHDIEEGP
- the rnpA gene encoding ribonuclease P protein component, with protein sequence MLSADRRITRREGFARTLKKGCKSGNYVLVVSVLPCPGQMPARAGLIVGKRQVPRATARNQVKRRLRHVIQSRVVTLPAGWTLVVRSLEGAVGMSSEELGRNFDRLLASALKKASVDTASELRCDE
- the rpmH gene encoding 50S ribosomal protein L34 produces the protein MTKRTFQPNNRRRHKVHGFRLRMRTRAGRSILSSRRRKGRSQIAV